GTAACAATCTTCCAGAGAAAGGGCGCACAGATAATGTTGTGTACCGTGTTCTTCTAAATGGATATCCACAAAAGAGTCCAGAAGAACTAGGTGTTTCTAACTGGAAAGAAGCACACTATGCAACGCAACTTAGTGTTTGGGCGGCATTAGGTCAAATTGATATTAGCGAAGTTCAGCATAAGAATGCAAATGTAGCTAAAGCTGTAAAAGCGATTATTGATGGGGCAAATACAAGCCAGGAAACACAAGAAATGTTCATGAACGTAACACCAACAGACAATCAAGAAGCGAAACTAAACGGTGAGTACTTTGAAACGACAGTGTACCAAATTGAAAGTAATGCTAAGAATGGTGTATTTACAGTTCAACTAGCCAATGCACCAGCTGGAACAAAAGTTGTTTCAACAAATGGAGAAGCGAAGCAACAATTCAATTTAGGAGAACAATTCCGTATTCTGATACCGAAATCCTCTCAGACTGGCAATTTTTCCTTGAAAGTAACTTCTAACCTTTCTAAGTTGCAAGCAGTAGCCTACAAGGGAACTGATAGTGTGCAAGATGCAACGGTATTACTAGAGATAAATGAGGAAAAAGTAAGTACCGACCTACAAGTAAACTGGAAATCACTTGGAGGATTGAAAATTGTAAAAGTGGGAGAGCAAAAAGAATTGCTACAAGGTGCAGTATTTGAAGTCATGAATAGTGCAAATGAAAAAGTAGGCACAATGACTACAAATGAGCAAGGTTCAGCAAGTCTTTCTGGTTTAGAAATCGGAACTTATACTCTTAAAGAGGTAAAATCTCCTATTGGTTATGTACTGAATGAGCAGCCACAACAGATTGAAGTCAAAACGGGTGAGGTTGCTACGATTACAGTACAAAACGTAAAAGTAAAAGGGAATGTACAACTACTTAAAGTAGATGGAGAGAATCCAGATAAGAAATTAGAAGGAGCAACATTCATTCTACAAGACAGTAAAGGTAAAAAGATTAGTGAACATAAAACAGATAAAAACGGCTTGATTGAAGTAAAAGACTTACCATTTGGGGCATACTCATTTGTCGAGAAACAAGCACCAACTGGCTATGTTTTAACGAAAAAACCTATTCCTTTTAGTATCTCGGAACAAGGCAAGACAATCATGCTAACAGCGAAAAATAAGCACATCACAGGAGAATTGGAGATTAGCAAGGTAGATATTGCGGATGGCGACAATAAGCTTCCAAATGCTGAATTTACCATCTTTAATGAAAAAGGCGAAGAAGTTGTAAAAGGAAAAACGAATCAAAACGGCATTGCAAAATTCAAGCTTCCATATGGAAAGTACACATATAAAGAAACATTTGCACCAGAAGGCTATTTACTCAATGGAGAAATATTCTCTTTTGAAATTAAAGAGGATGGTCAAATCATTAAACATACGGTGAAGGATCAGAAGAAACCGACACCGCCTACACCAGAGACACCACAACCGGAACAACCACAAAAACCAGAGCAATCAGAAACACCACAACCACAGACACCGGAACAACCAAAAGTAACAGAAAAACCGGTCGTGCCACAACTAGAGAAACCACAACAGATTGTTATGAAACCACAACTAGAACAAACACCAAAGAAAGTAGAAGCTCATCTTCCAACAACAGGTGGTAAAGCTGAAAATCCATATATAAAATGGATCGGGCTTGCATGTATCACATTTGGTGCAATGGGAGTTGTATTTGCAGTAAGAAACCGTAAGAAAGCACAATAACTCCAAATAAGAAAGGGGGATTGCAAGGTGAGACAAGAAAATATGACGAAAACCCAAGCTCATTTCAGTGAAATAGATGAAAATCCGTTTGGTTTTTTTGTTGGCTTTCGGAATGCATGTATACTTGCACTTCCCATTTGGGCAATTGTATTTTGGATAGGGAGCAAGTTTTAATATGCAATGAGGAATGAAAATCTAGAAAAGAAACGGGAACATTTTTGGTTTCAATATTAAGTAAAGAGTTTCAAAGAATGAAATAAGAAAGGAGAAAAAGACATGCTAGGAGTGATTCAAAGGTGCTCAGGGCTTCTACAGGCGGTTGGAATTTTTAATCAGGGAGAAAAGGATGTAGATGTAACGAAAGCTTCACAAGAAGCTTATAGGACAGTGATTGAGGGTGTAAGAAAAGCCAAACAAAAGTTTATCTTTATTTTCGATCCAACGAATCAAGTGTATGAAGATACACATCGGCAGAAGCTAGCGCAAGGATATCACATTGTAAAACACAATTTGTTAAGTGATACAGTGTTCTTAGATGATGAAAGTAATCAAAAAGTGATCATGTATGTCAGTATAGATACGGTTACTAGTACGTATGAAGATAGAGGTGAGGCATTATCTCATTTTCTCCACCTTCTAACTGAAAAGAAAAAAATCCGACCGATTCATCTCGTCTTTTATCAATTTAATCTTTATCCCATCCCTCATATAGAGCAGTTTTTAAAAGAAAGTGCTACCTATAATATTCGAACTTCAATTGTCGTAGAATCTCATTCCGTCTTACAACGTATATACGGAAAACATGGAGCAAAACGAATTGCTACATCGTGTCAGACAACAGTTCTAGCATAGTCTTATTTTTCGGAATATTCTTTTTACTTCAAGGAATTGAAATGTATAAGATTTTCGGGATATCAAAGTCATTCATGATATATAGATGGCTAGAAAACTATATAAGGTGAGAGGGGGGATTATAAGTCCTTCCCTTTTGAAGGAGGCGATAGACATGGGAAAAGAGCAAAGACTTGCATTCTATGATATATCGTCGTCAAGTGCACAAAGTGTCAAAACATTCGATGGCAAAGTGTATCAGCTAAAAGGAGCGGTAGCGGTAGAAGATACAACAGGAAACATTGAAAGGGTCGCAGAGATCTATTACCGTGTCCGTTCAGTCATGGATGAAAAACAAAAAATAATTGCCAAGAGAAGAAACCAGAAAGATGAATTGACAACCGTGCGCCAACGGCGGAAATAAAACGATTTTTGAGAACAAACAAGCGGTTTTGGAGTGTGCTGAGATAGATAGATAGATTTATCCGATGATAATGGAAAAACCATCAATTTCGTACCTATTTTTATAGACGTTCAAAACGAAAGTTTTTCCTTATCAAAGCACAATTGCCCTTTGAAAACTTCACATGCGTGCCCCCTTTCGAAATGGTCACTAAAAAGGTTGGGTATACGATTGATTGAATGTTCGGTGTGTGTATACATAAAACACACCTGTGACCATGGGAAAATACGGTGTATCCATCATCTGTAGGAGTTAGTAATCGTGAGGAATATCCCAGTTTGACATTCTAAAGAAGCGATGAAAACGAAAAGCAGTAGATACACAAGGTTCTACGTACATGC
This sequence is a window from Bacillus clarus. Protein-coding genes within it:
- a CDS encoding MSCRAMM family protein, translated to EKYEINWSYSPLYGKDLRTELLKNANGQIAYCLTYGKLSPDGNNLPEKGRTDNVVYRVLLNGYPQKSPEELGVSNWKEAHYATQLSVWAALGQIDISEVQHKNANVAKAVKAIIDGANTSQETQEMFMNVTPTDNQEAKLNGEYFETTVYQIESNAKNGVFTVQLANAPAGTKVVSTNGEAKQQFNLGEQFRILIPKSSQTGNFSLKVTSNLSKLQAVAYKGTDSVQDATVLLEINEEKVSTDLQVNWKSLGGLKIVKVGEQKELLQGAVFEVMNSANEKVGTMTTNEQGSASLSGLEIGTYTLKEVKSPIGYVLNEQPQQIEVKTGEVATITVQNVKVKGNVQLLKVDGENPDKKLEGATFILQDSKGKKISEHKTDKNGLIEVKDLPFGAYSFVEKQAPTGYVLTKKPIPFSISEQGKTIMLTAKNKHITGELEISKVDIADGDNKLPNAEFTIFNEKGEEVVKGKTNQNGIAKFKLPYGKYTYKETFAPEGYLLNGEIFSFEIKEDGQIIKHTVKDQKKPTPPTPETPQPEQPQKPEQSETPQPQTPEQPKVTEKPVVPQLEKPQQIVMKPQLEQTPKKVEAHLPTTGGKAENPYIKWIGLACITFGAMGVVFAVRNRKKAQ
- a CDS encoding type IV secretory system conjugative DNA transfer family protein; this translates as MLGVIQRCSGLLQAVGIFNQGEKDVDVTKASQEAYRTVIEGVRKAKQKFIFIFDPTNQVYEDTHRQKLAQGYHIVKHNLLSDTVFLDDESNQKVIMYVSIDTVTSTYEDRGEALSHFLHLLTEKKKIRPIHLVFYQFNLYPIPHIEQFLKESATYNIRTSIVVESHSVLQRIYGKHGAKRIATSCQTTVLA